The region GGGCCGGGAATGCTGCGGCCAATGGCGCTGACGATCCCGGAGCTGACCGAGTAGTCCAGACCAAAGGGCGAGCCGATGGCTAACACCCATTCTCCGACCTTCACGCTATCGGAGTCCGCAAAGCGCAGATACGGCAGATCGTCGGCATCCACCTTTAACAAGGCGAGATCGGAGCGGGCGTCGTAACCGACCACGTCGGCAACGTATTCACGCCGATCGATCAAACGGACGTAAATATCATCGGCGTTTTCGATGACATGGTAGTTAGTCAGGATATATCCATCCTCGGAGATCACAAACCCGGACCCCATGGAGCGAACGTCCCGCTCCTGCGGCATGCGCCGCTCAAAAAACTCCCGGAAGATATCCGGAATATCCTCCTGATAGGGGACCCGATTGCCGGTTTCGACGCGGCCCTGGGTGGTAATTTTGACCACAGCGGGAGAGTGCTCTTCCACCAGCTCGGTGAAGTCCGGCAGATTGCGTGCCTGTGCCGGTAGTGCCAGCGCCAGCATGCAGACCAGGCTCATCAGATAAACCGCCAGTGGCGAACGGGAAACCTTCATATGGGGCATGAACCATTCCTCTCAGGTCAATAACAGTAAACGCAAGGGATAGAGCCAGCTTTGACTGACGCTGGCGTCATAAATTCCATGGATCGTGACAACGACCTGTCAGGAACGACAATGAGGGCGGATATCGAAAGGTCAAGGGCAGTACGAGAGGCATTCAATCCCGCTGGACGGACAGTCGCTCATCCCGACGCTCGAGGCGAATGGTAACGCGTCGATTTTCGGCGCGCCCTTCCGGATCGCGATTCGAGCCCACGGGGTAGCGCTCGCCATGCCAGCGCGTGATGATCTTGCGCTCGGGGACGCCGCGCTCAATCAGGTATTGCGCCACCATTTCCGCCCGCTCCCGGGACAGTTCAAGGTTTTCGGCCCTGAGGCCAACACCGTCGGTATGGCCATCCACATAGAAATGGGTAATCCGCTCATCGGCAGACGCATACAGCGCAATGCGATCCAGCTTCTCCAGTTCGGATTCGGGAAGATCGGCGTACCCTGCGGGAAAGTACAGGGCGTTGCGCTCCACCTGATCGAAATTGACCGGCAACAACCCGGACAGGCAGTCATTGAACCCGTCCAGGGCCTCGCGAAAGCCCACCGGCTCTAGCACAATCTCCGCAGCCTGGGCCCGGCCATCCCAGGGCGCATAAGAGATGATCAGTCGACGCCCCGTGCGCAGCTCCGCCGCCAACCGCTGGGAGCGCTGCCAATCCACCGCCAGCGGTTGATCGCCCGCCTGCACCGAGACGGCTTCCAGTGCTTCTGGTTGGGCCGTTTCGCGCCACTCGGGGTGTTCTGCCCGGATCCGGGCCTCGCCGCTTGCCAGATGCCGGTTGGCCTGCTGCAGGACAAAGCGCTGCGCCTCGCCCGCCCGGCGGGTAAATACCGCGCTGCCAAACCGGGGAATCGACTGAACCAGACGACACTCGAACACCGAGGCGTCCAACTGCCAACCAGCCTCGGCTACCGGACCGCGAAACTGCTCGGCTCGCGCCCCACCCACCAGCGAACATACCAACAGCAGACACCACAGTGGTGCCCACCGAATGTTCTCGCGGTATTCCGGGATAATACGGGGCCCTGGAGGCATCATCATGGGTTATGGCTCATTGGCTGACTCACACTCATACCGTCCTTATCGGCACCGGATAGCTGCGCTTTAACGGCAATTTTGGTAGCATGCCCGCTCTTTAGCCCGATTCCAGCCTTACGACGGTGTCCATGACTCAGCAACTGACCCTTACCCGCCCCGACGACTGGCACATTCACCTGCGCGACGGCGACGCCCTGCCACGCACCGTGAGCGATGCGGCCACGCAGTTCCAGCGCGCCATCGTCATGCCCAATCTGGTGCCGCCGGTGACGACCGCCGAAGCGGCCATCGCCTACCGGGATCGCATCCTGGCGGTGCGGCCGGTCGGCAGTACCTTTGAACCGCTGATGGTGTTGTACCTGACCGATAACACCACACCCGCCGACATTCGCGCCGCCAAGGCCGCCGGCGTCGTTGCGTGCAAACTCTATCCGGCTGGCGCCACCACCAATTCCGACTCCGGTGTGACGGATATTGACGGGCTCTACCCGGTTCTGGAGACCATGGAAAAAGAAGGGCTGCGCTTTCTGCTGCACGGTGAGGTGACCGACGCCGAGATCGATATTTTTGATCGTGAGCGGATATTCCTGGAGCGCACCTTCAGCCGACTTGTTGCGGACTTTCCCGCACTGCACACGGTGTTGGAGCATATCACCACAGCCGACTCAGTGGACTTTGTCCAACAGGCCGGAGATCGCGTTGCCGCCACCATCACGGCCCACCACCTTCGCTACAACCGCAACCATATGCTGGCGGGCGGCATTCGGCCCCACTATTACTGCCTGCCGATTCTCAAGCGCAATCGCCATCAGCAGGCCCTGATCGAAGCGGCCACCAGCGGCAGCCCCAAATTTTTTCTGGGCACTGATTCGGCCCCCCACGCCAAGGGGCGCAAGGAAGCCAGTTGCGGTTGCGCGGGTTGCTACACGGCCTACTCGGCGATGGAGCTCTATGCCGAGGTATTTGAAGAGGCGGATGCCCTGGATAAACTCGAAGGGTTTGCCAGCCATTTCGGGCCGGATTTCTACGGCCTGCCCCGCAACGCCGACACCATCACGCTGACCCGGACCGAGTGGCAACTCCCGCAAACGCTGCCCATGGCGGATACCGAACTGGTGCCACTCGGGGCCGGCGAGACGCTGCGCTGGAAACTCACCTCCACCCGGACCAAGGGGGCGGCGTGAATCAGCCGGAAGCCGCCAAAGACCCGAATTCGCCCATGGCCAGCCGCTTCCGCGGCTATCTGCCCGTCGTCATTGACGTCGAGACCGGGGGGTTCAACGCCGCCACTGACGCCCTACTGGAAATTGCCGCCGTCACCCTGACCATGGACGACGACGGCACGCTGCGCCCGGACGAGACCTTCGATTTTCACGTGGATCCCTTTGAAGGGGCGAATATTGAACAGTCGGCGCTGGATTTCACCGGGATTGATCTGGAGAGCCCGG is a window of Marinimicrobium sp. C6131 DNA encoding:
- a CDS encoding OmpA family protein gives rise to the protein MMMPPGPRIIPEYRENIRWAPLWCLLLVCSLVGGARAEQFRGPVAEAGWQLDASVFECRLVQSIPRFGSAVFTRRAGEAQRFVLQQANRHLASGEARIRAEHPEWRETAQPEALEAVSVQAGDQPLAVDWQRSQRLAAELRTGRRLIISYAPWDGRAQAAEIVLEPVGFREALDGFNDCLSGLLPVNFDQVERNALYFPAGYADLPESELEKLDRIALYASADERITHFYVDGHTDGVGLRAENLELSRERAEMVAQYLIERGVPERKIITRWHGERYPVGSNRDPEGRAENRRVTIRLERRDERLSVQRD
- the pyrC gene encoding dihydroorotase — its product is MTQQLTLTRPDDWHIHLRDGDALPRTVSDAATQFQRAIVMPNLVPPVTTAEAAIAYRDRILAVRPVGSTFEPLMVLYLTDNTTPADIRAAKAAGVVACKLYPAGATTNSDSGVTDIDGLYPVLETMEKEGLRFLLHGEVTDAEIDIFDRERIFLERTFSRLVADFPALHTVLEHITTADSVDFVQQAGDRVAATITAHHLRYNRNHMLAGGIRPHYYCLPILKRNRHQQALIEAATSGSPKFFLGTDSAPHAKGRKEASCGCAGCYTAYSAMELYAEVFEEADALDKLEGFASHFGPDFYGLPRNADTITLTRTEWQLPQTLPMADTELVPLGAGETLRWKLTSTRTKGAA